From the genome of Vicia villosa cultivar HV-30 ecotype Madison, WI linkage group LG2, Vvil1.0, whole genome shotgun sequence, one region includes:
- the LOC131650940 gene encoding uncharacterized protein LOC131650940 translates to MPKQCRTSSQHRNQCFEEYDDGYVDEMNEHSYSKQLMREESDSFLGNSNIFSKRARIEASSTTSLVQCSERRRRICADDDDGRAVTITNLFCFYDHELLDKKKGIKDEEKFYRWERKIQPHFDFCITSFKSPNEPHFIHQYKNFIIKIEFHQLTQSKNVTGIDSEFFSSIYKPFI, encoded by the exons ATGCCAAAACAGT GTAGGACAAGTTCACAACATAGAAACCAATGTTTTGAAGAGTATGATGATGGATATGTTGATGAAATGAATGAACATTCTTATTCAAAACAACTCATGAGAGAAGAATCAGATTCCTTCCTTGGCAACAGTAATATCTTCTCTAAAAG AGCTAGAATCGAGGCAAGTTCTACAACGAGTTTGGTGCAATGtagtgaaagaagaagaagaatatgtgctgatgatgatgatggtcgtgCAGTAACAATAACAAATCTGTTTTGCTTTTATGACCATGAACTTCTGGATAAGAAAAAAGGAATAAAGGATGAAGAAAAGTTTTATAGATGGGAGAGAAAGATTCAACCACATTTTGATTTTTGCATCACTTCTTTCAAATCTCCAAACGAACCACATTTTATACATCAATATAAGAACTTCATCATTAAGATTGAATTCCACCAGCTTACTCAGAGCAAAAATGTAACAGGTATTGACAGTGAATTCTTCTCCTCTATCTATAAACCATTTATCTAA